Proteins co-encoded in one Erinaceus europaeus chromosome 2, mEriEur2.1, whole genome shotgun sequence genomic window:
- the LOC103123649 gene encoding ferritin light chain 1-like, translating into MFFGIWKEIEDVKSLQFQAFHTYSSLGLKLLEDADALEEAGLFFCELSEEKLEGYFYLIELQKCCSLCFFNEPSEPYLDIPSWKGLQEDMEFAVELEKRLKLAVWILCHNAFMCGYSEVCDLLMNHLMEKEEEVVEQMEAHMGTVRNLAAQQEQGQHF; encoded by the exons atgTTCTTTGGGATCTGGAAGGAAATTGAAGATGTCAAGAGCCTGCAGTTCCAGGCCTTCCACACCTACTCCTCTTTG GGTTTGAAGCTGCTGGAGGATGCAGATGCCCTGGAGGAGGCGGGATTGTTCTTCTGTGAGTTGTCTGAGGAGAAGCTGGAGGGCTACTTCTATCTGATAGAGCTGCAGAAATGTTGTTCCCTGTGCTTCTTCAACGAACCCTCTGAGCCT TACCTAGATATACCTAGTTGGAAGGGACTACAGGAGGACATGGAATTTGCCGTAGAGTTGGAGAAGAGGCTGAAACTGGCTGTCTGGATCCTCTGTCATAACGCTTTCATGTGTGGGTACTCTGAG gTCTGTGACTTACTGATGAATCACTTaatggaaaaagaagaggaggtcgTGGAGCAGATGGAGGCCCACATGGGCACTGTGCGCAACCTGGCAGCCCAGCAGGAGCAGGGTCAGCACTTCTAA